In the genome of Myxococcus stipitatus, one region contains:
- a CDS encoding tetratricopeptide repeat protein, which translates to MGKDLYRDGMARLEAGDTPEARRLLEAALRESPGDVKVMHALSRVLDEAGERARAVELLELAHAKAPSEPDPARDLAMALLERGDDARAARVVEPVLAAHPEHPGANLVLALALAKTDPARARAHLAPAGRSEDAEEREQAAALARVLSGQSPSPA; encoded by the coding sequence GTGGGCAAGGACCTGTATCGCGACGGGATGGCTCGACTGGAGGCGGGGGATACCCCGGAGGCGAGGCGGCTGTTGGAGGCCGCGCTCCGCGAGTCGCCGGGGGACGTGAAGGTGATGCACGCGCTGTCCCGGGTCTTGGACGAGGCGGGTGAGCGAGCCCGGGCCGTGGAGCTGCTGGAGCTCGCGCACGCGAAGGCGCCCTCCGAGCCGGACCCCGCGCGCGACCTGGCGATGGCCCTCCTGGAGCGCGGCGATGATGCCCGCGCGGCGCGCGTGGTGGAGCCCGTGCTGGCGGCCCACCCCGAGCACCCGGGCGCGAACCTCGTGCTGGCGCTGGCGCTGGCGAAGACGGACCCGGCGCGGGCCCGAGCGCACCTGGCGCCCGCCGGCCGGAGCGAGGATGCCGAGGAGCGCGAGCAGGCGGCGGCGCTGGCGCGGGTGTTGTCGGGACAGTCGCCCTCGCCCGCGTAG
- a CDS encoding ABC transporter permease: protein MGEIIRVAFDAVLANKLRSLLTMLGIVIGIAAVITMVALGEGAQRSVEQRLKTLGTNVLTVRPGQSFSGGLGRGQATMTIDDAEALRAQPKHIQAVAPEIESRFQVEYGASNANLSVVGTWPAYFSINESHLTAGRMFSDEEDRGRRRVVVLGALAGTQLGLRDSASLVGETVRIRGIPFEVIGVLAEKGSQGFSNPDESLYIPLSTAQFRVMGSNRIRSIAVQASDEKSMENAMAEIDLKLRREHRLRPEQQADFNIRDQASLLATVQETTQTFSLLLAGIAAISLLVGGIGIMNIMLVSVTERTREIGLRKALGATGTDILLQFLVESLVLCLAGGTLGLLLGIGGAAVLQRIMGWTMVIAPEAIGVAIAFSATVGVFFGIWPARRAASLAPIESLRYE, encoded by the coding sequence ATGGGTGAAATCATCCGGGTCGCGTTCGACGCGGTCCTTGCCAACAAGCTGCGCTCACTGTTGACGATGCTCGGCATCGTCATCGGCATCGCGGCCGTCATCACCATGGTGGCGCTGGGTGAAGGGGCCCAGCGGTCCGTCGAGCAGCGGCTCAAGACGCTGGGAACGAACGTGCTGACCGTGCGCCCCGGGCAGAGCTTCTCGGGAGGACTCGGCCGAGGTCAGGCGACGATGACCATCGACGACGCGGAGGCCCTGCGCGCGCAGCCCAAGCACATCCAGGCCGTGGCGCCGGAGATCGAGTCGCGCTTCCAGGTGGAGTACGGCGCGAGCAACGCCAACCTCTCGGTGGTGGGCACGTGGCCGGCGTACTTCAGCATCAACGAGTCCCACCTCACGGCCGGGCGGATGTTCTCCGATGAAGAGGACCGGGGCCGCCGCCGCGTGGTGGTCCTGGGCGCGCTGGCGGGAACGCAGCTCGGCTTGAGGGACTCGGCGTCGCTCGTGGGCGAGACGGTGCGCATCCGAGGCATCCCCTTCGAGGTCATCGGTGTCCTGGCGGAGAAGGGTTCGCAGGGCTTCTCCAATCCCGACGAGAGCCTCTACATCCCGCTGTCCACCGCGCAGTTCCGGGTGATGGGCAGCAACCGCATCCGCTCCATCGCGGTGCAGGCATCGGATGAGAAGTCCATGGAGAACGCCATGGCGGAGATCGACCTGAAGCTGCGGCGCGAGCACCGCCTCCGCCCCGAGCAGCAGGCGGACTTCAACATCCGCGACCAGGCCTCCCTGCTCGCGACGGTGCAGGAGACGACGCAGACCTTCTCGCTGCTGCTCGCGGGCATCGCCGCCATCTCCCTGCTCGTGGGAGGCATCGGCATCATGAACATCATGCTGGTGTCCGTGACGGAGCGGACGCGGGAGATTGGCCTGCGCAAGGCGCTGGGCGCGACGGGCACGGACATCCTGCTCCAGTTCCTCGTCGAGTCGCTGGTGCTGTGCCTCGCGGGCGGAACGCTGGGACTCCTCTTGGGGATTGGGGGGGCCGCGGTGCTCCAGCGCATCATGGGGTGGACGATGGTCATCGCCCCCGAGGCCATCGGGGTGGCCATCGCCTTCTCGGCCACCGTGGGTGTGTTCTTCGGCATCTGGCCCGCCCGCCGCGCCGCGAGCCTGGCCCCCATCGAGTCCCTCCGCTACGAGTGA
- a CDS encoding efflux RND transporter periplasmic adaptor subunit has product MSKAKKWVITGVAAVLLGAGVYATQRESQPRTPERSAALATVERRDMEVVAESAGLVEPLRVVEVKSKASGEVLRVLFDTGDKVEKDALLAEIDPRDVQNALAQAQADLESARVRLNTTEAQRQRMESLRQSGYVTQQEFESSVDAFATARAAKVRAETNLQLAKERSRDVTIRAPSSGTLLERQIQPGQIIASATSNVSGGSTLFKMADLSIMQVRAKVDETDVGQIRPGLKARVTMEAYPGRTFIGEVVKIEPQALVEQNVTLFPVLVRLDNPDGLLRPGMNAEVAIEISSRRDAITVPNSAVVGLRDARAAAVAVGLTEDAVRSLLRPQGAKGEGRGRGGSGGNGPSENTATPTSGEATAGHPENKGPSLAPSATAAAGTESQGQNVLATASPPGGGGEGRRQRGGRQGTGDTRPGLVFVQGKTGPEPRKVVLGLSDWENSEVLSGLEPGEQVLLVSVAQLQQQQQRQNERFRQATGGMFPGAGGGGGGMRGGR; this is encoded by the coding sequence GTGAGCAAGGCGAAGAAGTGGGTCATCACGGGTGTCGCGGCGGTCCTGCTCGGAGCGGGCGTCTACGCCACCCAGCGGGAGAGTCAGCCCAGGACACCGGAGCGCTCGGCGGCGCTGGCCACCGTGGAGCGCCGGGACATGGAGGTCGTCGCGGAGTCCGCTGGACTGGTGGAGCCGCTGCGTGTGGTGGAGGTGAAGTCCAAGGCGTCCGGTGAAGTGCTGCGCGTCCTGTTCGACACCGGCGACAAGGTGGAGAAGGACGCACTGCTCGCGGAGATCGACCCGCGCGACGTGCAGAACGCGCTGGCCCAGGCGCAGGCGGACCTGGAGTCCGCGCGCGTGCGGCTGAACACGACGGAAGCCCAGCGCCAGCGCATGGAGTCGCTGCGCCAGTCCGGCTACGTCACGCAGCAGGAGTTCGAGTCCTCCGTGGATGCCTTCGCCACCGCGCGGGCCGCCAAGGTGCGCGCGGAGACGAACCTCCAGCTCGCCAAGGAGCGCAGCCGCGACGTCACCATCCGCGCGCCCAGTTCCGGCACGCTGCTGGAGCGGCAGATCCAGCCCGGGCAGATCATCGCGTCGGCCACGTCGAACGTGTCCGGCGGCAGCACGCTCTTCAAGATGGCGGACCTGTCCATCATGCAGGTGCGAGCCAAGGTCGACGAGACGGACGTGGGACAGATTCGCCCGGGTCTCAAGGCCCGCGTCACGATGGAGGCCTACCCCGGCCGGACGTTCATCGGCGAGGTCGTGAAGATCGAGCCGCAGGCCCTGGTGGAGCAGAACGTCACCCTCTTCCCCGTCCTCGTGCGCCTGGACAATCCAGACGGACTGCTGCGCCCGGGAATGAACGCGGAGGTGGCGATTGAAATCTCGAGCCGCCGCGACGCCATCACCGTCCCCAACTCCGCGGTCGTCGGCCTGCGAGACGCCCGCGCCGCCGCGGTGGCGGTGGGCCTCACCGAGGACGCCGTGCGCTCGCTGCTGCGTCCCCAGGGCGCCAAGGGCGAAGGCCGGGGCCGGGGCGGGTCCGGAGGCAACGGCCCGTCGGAGAACACGGCCACGCCCACGAGCGGAGAGGCTACCGCGGGTCATCCGGAGAACAAGGGCCCGAGCCTCGCCCCTTCCGCCACCGCGGCGGCCGGCACGGAGTCGCAGGGCCAGAACGTCCTGGCGACCGCGAGCCCCCCGGGAGGTGGTGGCGAGGGACGGCGTCAGCGCGGTGGACGACAGGGCACGGGTGACACGCGGCCGGGCCTCGTGTTCGTGCAGGGCAAGACGGGCCCGGAGCCTCGCAAGGTGGTGCTGGGGCTGAGCGACTGGGAGAACTCCGAGGTCCTCAGCGGCCTGGAGCCCGGTGAGCAGGTCCTGCTCGTGTCCGTGGCGCAGCTCCAGCAGCAACAGCAGCGGCAGAACGAGCGGTTCCGACAGGCGACCGGGGGCATGTTCCCGGGCGCCGGCGGTGGCGGTGGTGGCATGCGCGGCGGGCGCTAG
- a CDS encoding SDR family oxidoreductase, which translates to MDKVIVITGASGGIGAALAQAAGARGAKLVLAARRQAELEAVAARSGPDALAVVTDVTSRAEVERLRDAALARFGRIDVWVNNAGRGITRGVAELTDEDLASMWRDNVNSALYGMQAVLPHFQARDAGQILNVSSVLGRLPVVPPRSAYSAAKHALNALSACLRQELRETHPGIWVTVVMPGVVATEFGSNALGGGMDSRAIPGAQPVEEAAQVILDAIVHPRPEVYTRAHTQAEVERYYHDVAAFERAPGPGPGR; encoded by the coding sequence ATGGACAAGGTCATCGTCATCACGGGGGCAAGCGGGGGCATCGGAGCCGCGCTCGCGCAGGCCGCGGGCGCGCGAGGAGCGAAGCTCGTGTTGGCGGCTCGGCGACAAGCGGAGCTCGAAGCGGTCGCAGCCCGTTCTGGCCCGGATGCGCTCGCGGTGGTCACCGACGTGACGTCCCGCGCGGAGGTGGAGCGCCTTCGCGACGCGGCGCTGGCGCGCTTCGGCCGCATCGATGTCTGGGTGAACAACGCGGGACGCGGCATCACCCGAGGCGTGGCCGAGCTCACCGATGAAGACCTCGCGTCCATGTGGCGCGACAACGTCAACAGCGCGCTCTACGGGATGCAGGCGGTGCTGCCGCACTTCCAAGCGCGCGACGCGGGCCAGATCCTCAACGTCTCCAGCGTGCTCGGGCGGCTTCCTGTCGTCCCGCCTCGCTCGGCGTACAGCGCGGCCAAGCATGCGCTGAACGCGCTGAGCGCCTGTCTTCGCCAGGAGCTGCGTGAGACACATCCGGGCATCTGGGTCACCGTGGTGATGCCGGGCGTCGTCGCCACCGAGTTCGGTTCGAACGCGCTGGGCGGCGGGATGGACTCGCGCGCGATTCCAGGTGCCCAGCCCGTCGAGGAGGCCGCGCAGGTCATCCTCGACGCCATCGTCCATCCGCGTCCGGAGGTCTACACCCGCGCGCACACGCAAGCGGAGGTCGAGCGCTACTACCACGACGTCGCCGCCTTCGAGCGCGCGCCCGGGCCGGGACCCGGGCGCTGA
- a CDS encoding sigma-54 dependent transcriptional regulator: MARILVADDEEGVRSFIAEALEVEGHLVTTAADGEEAARLLAKQGVDLLVTDLRMPGMDGLTLLRKVREEQPDVEVVVLTAVGSVESAVSAMKAGAFEYLLKPVGSPAELRLTVARALERRALLNFRAEARQSTGSVVLSWGSPAMGPVVEALRKVAPTQATVLLVGESGTGKEVAARALHQWSERSEGPFVAVNCAALTETLLESELFGHEKGAFTGAVAQRRGRIELAQGGTFFLDEVGELKAELQAKLLRVLQERRFERVGGTRTLEADVRWVAATNRDLKAMMARGEFREDLYHRLAVFPIRLPSLRERPEDLGPLAELLLRRIGDELGRPGLKLSPEASARLQTFPWPGNVRELRNALERAAILADGSVVEARHLWLDATSTPEVTPAATVGTRLPDKTLEELERMAIEQAIADEGGNRKRAAQRLGIGLRTLYDKLRRYGMQ, translated from the coding sequence ATGGCGCGGATTCTCGTCGCGGATGATGAGGAGGGCGTGCGCTCGTTCATCGCGGAGGCGCTCGAGGTCGAAGGCCACCTGGTGACGACGGCGGCCGACGGTGAAGAGGCCGCGCGGCTCTTGGCGAAGCAGGGCGTGGACCTGTTGGTGACGGACCTGCGCATGCCCGGCATGGATGGGCTGACGCTGCTGCGCAAGGTGCGCGAGGAGCAGCCGGACGTGGAGGTCGTCGTCCTCACGGCGGTGGGCTCGGTGGAGAGCGCGGTGTCGGCGATGAAGGCCGGCGCGTTCGAGTACCTGCTCAAGCCCGTGGGGAGTCCGGCGGAGCTGCGGTTGACGGTGGCTCGCGCGCTGGAGCGCCGCGCGCTGCTGAACTTCCGGGCGGAGGCGCGACAGTCCACCGGGTCGGTGGTGCTGAGCTGGGGTTCTCCAGCGATGGGGCCCGTGGTGGAGGCGCTGCGCAAGGTGGCCCCCACGCAGGCCACGGTGCTGCTGGTGGGCGAGAGCGGCACGGGCAAGGAGGTGGCCGCGAGGGCGCTGCACCAGTGGAGCGAGCGCTCCGAGGGGCCCTTCGTCGCGGTCAACTGCGCCGCGCTGACGGAGACGCTGCTGGAGAGCGAGCTGTTCGGCCACGAGAAGGGCGCCTTCACCGGCGCGGTGGCGCAGCGGCGCGGGAGGATCGAGCTGGCCCAGGGCGGGACGTTCTTCCTCGATGAAGTGGGTGAGCTGAAGGCGGAGCTCCAGGCGAAGCTCTTGCGGGTGCTCCAGGAGCGGCGCTTCGAGCGCGTGGGCGGCACGCGGACGCTGGAGGCGGACGTGCGCTGGGTGGCGGCGACCAACCGCGACCTCAAGGCGATGATGGCGCGCGGAGAGTTTCGCGAGGACCTCTACCACCGGCTCGCGGTGTTCCCCATCCGGCTGCCCTCGCTGCGCGAGCGCCCCGAGGACCTGGGGCCCTTGGCGGAGCTGCTGCTGCGGCGCATCGGCGACGAGCTGGGGCGTCCCGGGTTGAAGCTGTCACCGGAGGCGTCGGCGCGGCTGCAGACCTTCCCGTGGCCGGGCAACGTGCGCGAGCTGCGCAATGCGCTGGAGCGGGCGGCCATCCTCGCGGACGGCTCGGTGGTGGAGGCGCGCCATCTCTGGCTGGATGCGACCAGCACCCCCGAGGTGACGCCCGCCGCCACCGTGGGGACGCGGCTGCCGGACAAGACGCTGGAGGAGCTGGAGCGGATGGCCATCGAGCAGGCCATCGCGGACGAGGGTGGCAACCGCAAGCGGGCCGCACAGCGGCTGGGCATCGGCTTGAGGACGCTCTACGACAAGCTGCGGCGCTACGGAATGCAGTGA
- a CDS encoding sensor histidine kinase, with protein MSLVARWRRPVGPWMPWALVGLMCAVLLSTVLFIRRSAVEASSLVVRGMANVLMHTGLDAFREGTGPPTQQALQAFLEAHQEGGLRYVAILEDGRVLASVGEGSLGEIQDGPQLRIEKGKGRFIHRLRKPRPDPQAQVGGAEPMPPPPPPEARRNLRIGYEFEPITALELTDRSQHLLVIAVVSVMGILGLTFAFTRSLAQREALATELERGRRLAALGTMSAVLAHELRNPLASLKGHAQLLAERVERDEVLRPKADRIVGEAVRLEQLMNDLLAFVRSGELRRTGTDPNEVLRAAVEATGETRVEAHYLPGREHWELDAGRFQQALENVLRNAVQVSPDGRRVEVGVEREGTSLIFTVRDHGPGIPKGDEERIFEPFVTGRLRGVGLGLAITRRIVELHGGSVIARTHAEGGAEFRLTVPARGV; from the coding sequence ATGAGCCTCGTGGCGCGATGGAGGCGGCCCGTGGGGCCGTGGATGCCCTGGGCCCTGGTGGGGCTGATGTGCGCCGTGTTGCTTTCCACGGTGCTCTTCATCCGCCGGTCCGCCGTGGAGGCGTCGTCGCTGGTGGTGCGCGGCATGGCGAACGTCCTGATGCACACCGGGCTGGATGCCTTCCGGGAGGGCACGGGCCCGCCGACCCAGCAGGCGCTGCAGGCCTTCCTGGAGGCCCACCAGGAGGGCGGCCTCCGGTACGTGGCCATCCTCGAGGACGGGCGCGTGCTCGCCTCGGTCGGCGAGGGCTCGCTGGGGGAGATCCAGGACGGCCCCCAGCTGCGCATCGAGAAGGGGAAGGGCCGCTTCATCCATCGGCTGCGCAAGCCTCGTCCGGACCCGCAGGCCCAGGTGGGCGGCGCGGAGCCGATGCCTCCGCCGCCTCCCCCCGAGGCTCGCCGCAACCTGCGCATCGGCTACGAGTTCGAGCCCATCACCGCGCTCGAGCTGACGGACCGCTCCCAGCATCTGCTGGTCATCGCGGTGGTGTCGGTGATGGGCATCCTGGGGTTGACCTTCGCGTTCACGCGCTCGCTGGCGCAGCGCGAGGCCCTGGCGACGGAGCTGGAGCGCGGACGCCGGCTGGCGGCCCTGGGCACCATGTCCGCGGTGCTCGCGCATGAGCTGCGCAATCCGCTGGCGTCACTCAAGGGCCATGCCCAGCTGCTGGCCGAGCGTGTGGAGCGGGACGAAGTGCTGCGCCCCAAGGCGGACCGCATCGTCGGAGAAGCGGTGCGGCTGGAGCAGCTGATGAATGACCTGCTGGCCTTCGTGCGCAGCGGCGAGCTGCGCCGCACGGGCACGGACCCGAACGAGGTGCTGCGCGCGGCGGTGGAGGCGACGGGGGAGACGCGGGTGGAGGCGCACTATCTCCCCGGGCGCGAGCACTGGGAGCTGGACGCGGGGCGCTTCCAGCAGGCGCTGGAGAACGTGCTGCGCAACGCGGTGCAGGTGAGCCCGGATGGGCGGCGCGTGGAGGTGGGCGTGGAGCGCGAGGGCACGTCGCTCATCTTCACGGTGCGAGACCACGGCCCCGGCATTCCGAAGGGAGACGAGGAGCGCATCTTCGAGCCCTTCGTCACGGGGCGGCTGCGCGGTGTGGGGCTGGGGTTGGCCATCACCCGCCGCATCGTCGAGCTGCATGGGGGCTCGGTGATTGCGCGGACACACGCGGAAGGTGGCGCGGAGTTTCGCCTCACGGTTCCAGCGAGGGGAGTCTGA
- a CDS encoding ABC transporter ATP-binding protein, translating into MGSEVVRALRGVDLTIRRNEYVAVMGPSGSGKSTFMNLIGCLDIPSAGQYWLNGQPVAGMTENALARIRNRELGFVFQSFNLLPRASALDNVALPLVYARVPRKVRLERAAAMLEKVGLGARKDHRPNELSGGQRQRVAIARALVTHPALLLADEPTGALDSHTGEEIMALFGELHSQGQTLMLVTHEADIAAHAQRVLFLKDGVIERDERKRT; encoded by the coding sequence ATGGGCTCGGAGGTCGTCCGGGCGCTGCGCGGCGTGGACCTGACCATCCGCCGCAACGAGTACGTCGCCGTGATGGGGCCCTCGGGCTCCGGCAAGTCGACGTTCATGAACCTCATCGGCTGCCTGGACATCCCCAGCGCGGGTCAGTACTGGCTCAACGGCCAGCCGGTGGCGGGCATGACGGAGAACGCGCTCGCACGCATCCGCAACCGGGAGCTGGGGTTCGTGTTCCAGAGCTTCAACCTGCTGCCTCGCGCGTCCGCGCTCGACAACGTGGCGCTGCCGCTGGTGTACGCGCGCGTGCCCCGGAAGGTCCGGCTGGAGCGCGCCGCGGCCATGCTGGAGAAGGTGGGACTGGGCGCGCGCAAGGACCATCGCCCCAACGAGCTCTCCGGGGGTCAGCGGCAGCGCGTCGCGATCGCCCGCGCGCTGGTGACGCACCCCGCGCTGCTGCTGGCCGACGAGCCCACGGGCGCCCTCGACAGCCACACGGGCGAGGAGATCATGGCCCTCTTCGGCGAGCTGCATTCGCAGGGGCAGACCTTGATGCTCGTCACACACGAAGCGGATATCGCGGCGCATGCGCAGCGGGTGCTGTTCTTGAAAGACGGCGTCATCGAGCGGGACGAGCGGAAGCGGACTTGA
- a CDS encoding M4 family metallopeptidase: protein MACSTAQPEGEAPSEGAKDADVQAALARLPGAEVLGRQEGVPFLIRGELGRLTPSGVSAQRARADSGAEAREALTDIAGAFRLRGDDLVFRRANVDAQGRKHLRFRQLHQGRPVVGGELVLHADPDGLIYAANGSARGGTTSATEPTVASDAARSAALAGTSIPRANAEGAPTLVYVRTDGSDELRLAWQVRLVGTRDGMKADDLVYVDALRGGVVATHPQIHEALNRRVYSANNGSTTPGTLKRSEGQAATGDAHVDMNYDQLGNTYNCYKTLFNRDSYDNAGAQLISTVHYGSNYVNAYWDGTQMVYGDGDGVDSIELGKDLDVTVHELTHAVTDTESDLIYSGESGGLNESMSDIFAGVCESWTRNWATDADVFMVGEDIWTPAIANDALRYMDDPAKDNASLDFYGDYSSGVDVHYSSGISNLVFALLSKGGTHPRGKTTQAVAAIGPEKAGRIFYKANTDLFTPSTTFEQAKAYTVQAAQDLGYDAATVQAVTNAWLAVGVPPPPPVTNPLTNGVPVTGLSGSSGNKKYYTLEVPAGVPTLTFTTTGGTGDADLYVRFGAVPNSGTYDCRPYASGNAETCTFNNPQAGTWYVMVNAYTAYSGVTLTGTHSGGGTGTPTTETATGTVARNENDNFGPYSVVPGTSFTVTMTGTRNPNLYVRFGAAPTTTTYDCRPNTSGASETCTLTVPSGQSSAYVMVRGAGNQTANYNLTIQYTKP, encoded by the coding sequence CTGACGGACATCGCCGGGGCCTTCCGCCTGCGCGGTGACGACCTCGTCTTCCGCCGGGCCAACGTGGATGCCCAGGGGCGCAAGCACCTGCGCTTCCGCCAGCTCCACCAGGGCCGGCCCGTCGTCGGCGGCGAGCTGGTGCTCCATGCCGACCCGGATGGCCTCATCTATGCCGCCAACGGCTCGGCTCGCGGCGGCACGACGTCCGCCACGGAGCCGACGGTGGCCTCCGACGCCGCGCGCTCGGCGGCGCTCGCGGGCACGTCGATTCCGCGCGCGAACGCCGAGGGCGCTCCGACGCTCGTCTACGTGCGCACCGACGGCAGCGATGAGCTGCGGCTCGCGTGGCAGGTGCGGCTGGTGGGCACCCGCGACGGGATGAAGGCGGATGACCTGGTCTACGTCGACGCCCTGCGCGGCGGCGTGGTGGCCACGCACCCGCAGATCCACGAGGCGCTCAACCGGCGGGTGTACAGCGCCAACAACGGCAGCACCACGCCTGGAACGCTCAAGCGCTCCGAGGGTCAGGCCGCCACGGGCGACGCGCACGTGGACATGAACTACGACCAGCTCGGGAACACGTACAACTGCTACAAGACGCTCTTCAACCGCGACTCGTATGACAACGCGGGCGCGCAGCTCATCAGCACCGTCCACTACGGCAGCAACTACGTGAACGCGTACTGGGACGGCACGCAGATGGTGTACGGCGACGGCGACGGCGTCGACTCCATCGAGCTGGGCAAGGACCTGGACGTCACCGTCCACGAGCTGACCCACGCCGTGACGGACACCGAGTCGGACCTCATCTACTCAGGTGAGTCCGGCGGCCTCAACGAGTCCATGTCCGACATCTTCGCCGGCGTGTGTGAGAGCTGGACGCGCAACTGGGCCACCGACGCCGACGTGTTCATGGTGGGCGAGGACATCTGGACGCCGGCCATCGCCAACGATGCCCTGCGCTACATGGACGACCCGGCCAAGGACAACGCCTCGCTCGACTTCTACGGGGACTACTCGTCCGGCGTGGACGTGCACTACAGCTCCGGCATCAGCAACCTCGTCTTCGCCCTGCTCTCCAAGGGTGGAACGCACCCGCGCGGGAAGACCACGCAGGCCGTGGCCGCCATCGGCCCGGAGAAGGCCGGCCGCATCTTCTACAAGGCCAACACGGACCTGTTCACCCCCAGCACCACGTTCGAGCAGGCCAAGGCGTACACCGTGCAGGCCGCGCAGGACCTCGGCTACGACGCGGCGACGGTCCAGGCCGTGACGAACGCGTGGCTCGCCGTGGGTGTGCCGCCCCCGCCGCCCGTGACGAACCCGCTGACCAACGGCGTTCCGGTGACGGGCCTGTCCGGCAGCTCCGGCAACAAGAAGTACTACACGCTCGAGGTCCCCGCGGGTGTCCCCACGCTGACCTTCACCACGACGGGCGGCACCGGTGACGCGGACCTGTACGTGCGCTTCGGCGCGGTCCCGAACTCCGGCACCTACGACTGCCGTCCGTACGCGAGCGGCAACGCGGAGACGTGCACCTTCAACAACCCGCAGGCCGGCACCTGGTACGTCATGGTCAACGCCTACACGGCCTACTCGGGCGTGACGCTGACGGGCACGCACTCGGGCGGTGGCACGGGCACGCCGACCACGGAGACGGCGACGGGCACGGTGGCGCGCAACGAGAACGACAACTTCGGTCCCTACAGCGTGGTGCCGGGCACCAGCTTCACCGTGACGATGACGGGCACGCGCAACCCGAACCTCTATGTCCGGTTCGGCGCGGCCCCCACCACCACCACGTACGACTGCCGTCCGAACACGTCGGGCGCGTCCGAGACGTGCACCCTGACGGTCCCCTCCGGTCAGTCCTCCGCGTACGTCATGGTGCGCGGCGCCGGCAACCAGACGGCGAACTACAACCTGACCATCCAGTACACGAAGCCCTGA
- a CDS encoding TolC family protein, producing the protein MPLLTLGLVGMVTAPVSNMARADPSAVRMQADAPTQTAQEPAPSAAPAPEAQAPAPASEAEPKVMRVTLEEAIARALKANPQVAQAKGSVTNAEAAELSAVGAYIPSLSASASGSLASTERIEPVTGAVVSGSNDTYSAGLAASWNVFTGGQRSATRKQTRAQSGAAQAQLTAQRAAAVLAVERAFYEVLRAMGLEEVANARIERARQNEGAAERRLAVGSATRSDLLRAQLDHTTAKEALRTAETQRTSAALALGRLVGEDGPVEASPDANITPKPLTLTDAALISELEANAPDVLAAASTLGASQAGVSVAKATYLPTVRLSAGYDWFNQDPSFNGGRTSWSVRLGVSYPIFDGFLREERVQRARTQEVVSQAQLADTRRAVRSGAGQALAQLRLAEDRITFSVQSVEVAREDLKVQQERYRLGATTILELLTSQESLVQAEINLVSSRFDYRIARAELEALAGRPL; encoded by the coding sequence ATGCCCCTGCTGACCCTCGGCCTCGTGGGCATGGTGACGGCGCCCGTCTCGAACATGGCCCGCGCCGACCCATCCGCGGTGCGGATGCAAGCCGATGCGCCCACGCAGACGGCGCAGGAGCCCGCCCCCTCGGCCGCGCCCGCACCGGAAGCCCAGGCCCCCGCGCCCGCGAGCGAGGCCGAGCCCAAGGTGATGCGTGTCACGCTCGAGGAAGCCATCGCCCGAGCGCTCAAGGCGAATCCGCAGGTGGCCCAGGCCAAGGGCAGTGTCACCAACGCCGAGGCCGCCGAGCTCAGCGCGGTGGGCGCCTATATCCCCTCGCTCTCCGCGAGCGCGTCGGGTTCGCTCGCGAGCACCGAGCGCATCGAGCCCGTGACGGGCGCCGTCGTCTCCGGCTCCAATGACACGTACAGCGCGGGCCTGGCCGCCTCGTGGAATGTCTTCACCGGCGGACAGCGGAGCGCCACGCGCAAGCAGACCCGCGCACAATCCGGAGCGGCCCAGGCGCAGCTCACCGCGCAGCGCGCCGCCGCCGTGCTCGCCGTGGAGCGCGCGTTCTACGAGGTCCTCCGCGCCATGGGGCTCGAGGAAGTGGCGAATGCCCGCATCGAGCGGGCCCGGCAGAACGAAGGCGCCGCCGAGCGGCGGCTCGCGGTGGGCTCCGCGACACGCTCGGACCTGCTCCGCGCGCAGCTCGACCACACCACGGCGAAAGAGGCCCTGCGCACCGCGGAGACCCAGCGCACGTCGGCGGCGCTCGCACTGGGGCGCCTCGTCGGCGAGGACGGCCCCGTGGAGGCGAGCCCCGATGCGAACATCACGCCCAAGCCCCTCACGCTCACGGACGCCGCACTGATCTCCGAGCTCGAAGCCAATGCCCCCGATGTGCTCGCCGCGGCCTCCACGCTGGGCGCGTCGCAAGCGGGCGTGAGTGTCGCGAAGGCGACCTACCTCCCCACGGTGCGGCTGTCCGCGGGCTATGACTGGTTCAACCAGGACCCGAGCTTCAACGGCGGCAGGACGAGCTGGTCGGTGCGGCTCGGCGTCTCCTATCCCATCTTCGATGGCTTCCTGCGCGAGGAGCGCGTGCAGCGTGCGCGCACCCAGGAAGTGGTGTCGCAGGCGCAGCTCGCGGACACGCGACGCGCGGTCCGCAGCGGGGCCGGTCAGGCGCTGGCGCAGCTTCGGCTCGCGGAGGACCGCATCACCTTCTCCGTCCAGTCGGTGGAGGTGGCCCGCGAGGACCTCAAGGTGCAGCAGGAGCGCTACCGCCTGGGCGCCACCACCATCCTCGAGCTGCTGACATCGCAGGAGAGCCTGGTCCAGGCGGAGATCAACCTCGTGTCCTCCCGCTTCGACTACCGCATCGCGCGCGCGGAGCTGGAGGCACTCGCCGGGAGGCCGCTGTGA